In one window of Actinomycetota bacterium DNA:
- the dnaE gene encoding DNA polymerase III subunit alpha encodes MTYAELHCHTNFSFLDGASPPEELVERAATLGYRALAVTDHNGFYGAVRFSRAARSAGLSTVYGVEVGLVRGEPDPGASHARTQDGDIASGIPGLQDGPMVDGRNFRSRRRGRTRRRHGTKPMDTPQTDHLVLLAPSADGYAALSRFVTRAQFRGEKDRAVYTWRDLEEAAQAGGLYALTGCHHGAVPRAAQAGDLVGALREAARLREIFGRRLHIELWHHAMPEDDPRNDLLWDVARRLRLPVVATNNVHYADRSDADLADVLAAIGGRRSLDDADGYRSAVDERYLKDPSEMVGRFARYRGAVERAGELGDVLSFDLRLVAPKLPDFPMPGHFRSEMEYLRYLTFEGAHSVYPGSDDGIEPRARERLEHELDVIGRLGFPGYFLVVWDIVDFARSQDIYCQIRGSGADSAVCRCIGLTRVDPIRLHLPFERFLSDERGRPPDIDLDLEAERREEVIQYCYRRYGRERAAMVANVITYRARSVLRDVGKAFGLTQAQVDGLSKYVDTRNPAKLRLEAPLPAGMTAEFIYDVCRRLDGFPRHLGIHSGGMVIADRPLWQVVPMEWGRMQDRSVLQWDKDDCAAIGIVKFDLLALGMLNALHLTVDTIADTHGVTIDLATIPQEPAIYEMLTTADTVGVFQVESRAQMATLPKMKPKTFYDLAVEVALIRPGPIQGQSVHPYLQRRNGEEPVRYPHPLTESVLAKTLGVPIFQEQLMELARVCAGFDGSQSDRLRSAMTHKRSDEAMERLRTEVFAGMARNGITGRAADEIWEKLQGFASFGFPESHSVSFAYIVYMSAWLKYHWPTEFLAGLLNAYPMGFYSPNTLVQDAQRHGVVVLEPDVNRSFHDCTVEPYDTDPDEVVTYYDKSWRRGRGATDDPVRAAVALRMGLRYVRNLGEKEIGRIEAARLIGGEFRDTRDLAQRTGLPIDALEGLAAAGALGSLGVSRREGLWAAGALAEIDPGRLALAPGVDAPALVGMNDAERHRADLWATGVSPRHPVEFVRERLDEQGCVRIADVLGRRRNGWRARVGGIVTHRQRPGTANGVVFFNIEDETGLLNVVVLPEVWQTNRETARRHVGLVVDGVVEYRDGVTNLVARGFTSWPVEGVRSRDFR; translated from the coding sequence ATGACCTACGCAGAGCTGCACTGCCACACCAACTTCTCGTTCCTCGACGGTGCCTCCCCTCCCGAGGAACTCGTGGAGCGGGCTGCGACGCTCGGGTACCGGGCGCTGGCGGTCACCGATCACAACGGGTTCTACGGGGCGGTGCGGTTCTCGCGGGCTGCTCGCAGCGCCGGCCTGTCCACGGTGTACGGAGTGGAGGTCGGACTTGTCCGTGGCGAGCCCGACCCGGGAGCTTCGCACGCACGGACGCAGGACGGGGACATCGCGAGCGGCATCCCCGGCCTACAGGACGGCCCGATGGTTGATGGTCGAAACTTCAGGTCTCGCAGGCGGGGTCGGACCAGGCGGAGACACGGCACCAAGCCCATGGATACCCCGCAGACCGACCATCTCGTACTCCTTGCGCCATCGGCGGACGGGTACGCGGCGTTGAGCCGATTCGTGACCCGAGCCCAGTTCCGCGGCGAGAAGGACCGTGCCGTCTACACCTGGCGGGATCTCGAAGAAGCGGCACAAGCAGGAGGTCTGTATGCGCTGACAGGCTGTCATCACGGCGCGGTGCCCAGGGCGGCCCAGGCCGGAGATCTGGTGGGAGCGTTGCGCGAGGCGGCTCGTCTGCGGGAGATCTTCGGACGTAGATTGCACATCGAGCTGTGGCATCACGCGATGCCGGAGGACGATCCCCGCAACGATCTGCTGTGGGACGTCGCCCGACGGCTGCGACTGCCGGTGGTCGCCACCAACAACGTCCACTATGCAGACCGCAGCGACGCAGATCTCGCCGATGTGCTGGCCGCCATCGGGGGACGGCGAAGCCTCGACGATGCGGACGGGTACCGCTCCGCCGTCGACGAGCGGTACCTGAAGGACCCTTCCGAGATGGTCGGGCGTTTCGCCAGGTATCGAGGAGCGGTGGAACGCGCCGGCGAGCTCGGAGACGTCCTCTCCTTCGACCTGCGACTCGTTGCCCCGAAGCTTCCCGATTTTCCGATGCCGGGCCATTTCCGCTCCGAGATGGAGTACCTGCGGTATCTCACCTTCGAAGGGGCCCACAGCGTATATCCGGGCTCCGATGACGGTATCGAACCGCGGGCACGAGAACGACTCGAACATGAACTCGACGTGATCGGACGCCTCGGGTTCCCCGGCTACTTCCTCGTCGTATGGGACATCGTCGACTTCGCTCGTTCCCAGGACATCTACTGCCAGATTCGCGGATCGGGCGCCGACTCTGCGGTGTGTCGTTGTATCGGCCTCACCAGGGTCGACCCGATTCGACTGCACCTGCCGTTCGAACGGTTCCTCTCCGACGAGCGAGGACGGCCTCCGGACATCGACCTCGATCTCGAGGCCGAGCGCCGGGAGGAGGTCATCCAGTATTGCTACCGTCGATATGGGCGTGAGCGTGCGGCGATGGTCGCCAACGTCATCACCTACCGTGCCCGCTCGGTGCTGCGTGATGTCGGCAAAGCCTTCGGACTGACCCAGGCTCAGGTGGATGGCCTGTCCAAATACGTCGATACCCGCAATCCGGCGAAACTGCGGCTGGAGGCGCCGTTGCCGGCGGGAATGACCGCCGAGTTCATCTACGACGTGTGCCGGCGACTCGACGGATTCCCCCGACATCTCGGCATCCATTCGGGTGGAATGGTGATCGCCGACCGTCCCCTGTGGCAGGTCGTCCCCATGGAGTGGGGCCGGATGCAGGACCGGTCCGTATTGCAGTGGGACAAGGACGACTGCGCAGCGATCGGGATCGTCAAGTTCGATCTCCTCGCTCTCGGCATGCTCAATGCCCTCCACCTCACCGTCGACACGATCGCGGATACGCACGGCGTCACCATCGACCTGGCCACGATCCCGCAGGAACCGGCCATCTACGAGATGCTTACGACCGCGGACACGGTCGGGGTCTTCCAGGTGGAGTCCCGGGCGCAGATGGCGACCCTTCCGAAGATGAAACCGAAGACGTTCTACGACCTCGCAGTGGAGGTCGCGCTGATCCGGCCCGGACCGATCCAGGGCCAGTCCGTGCATCCGTACCTGCAGCGCCGCAACGGTGAAGAGCCGGTCCGGTACCCACATCCGCTGACCGAGTCGGTTCTCGCCAAGACCCTCGGGGTCCCGATCTTCCAGGAGCAGTTGATGGAACTCGCCCGGGTCTGTGCCGGTTTCGACGGCAGCCAGTCCGACCGGTTGCGATCGGCGATGACCCACAAACGCTCCGATGAGGCGATGGAGAGGCTGCGCACCGAGGTTTTCGCCGGAATGGCGCGAAACGGGATCACCGGGCGTGCGGCGGACGAGATCTGGGAGAAACTCCAGGGGTTCGCCAGCTTCGGGTTCCCCGAGAGTCATTCGGTGAGTTTCGCCTACATCGTGTACATGTCCGCCTGGCTGAAGTATCACTGGCCGACCGAGTTCCTCGCCGGTTTGTTGAACGCCTACCCGATGGGGTTCTACAGCCCCAATACGCTGGTGCAGGATGCCCAGCGCCACGGTGTCGTGGTCTTGGAACCGGATGTGAACCGTTCCTTTCACGACTGCACCGTCGAGCCGTATGACACCGATCCGGACGAGGTGGTGACGTACTACGACAAGTCGTGGCGACGGGGAAGGGGAGCGACCGACGATCCCGTCCGTGCGGCGGTGGCGCTGCGCATGGGGCTGCGGTACGTACGGAACCTGGGAGAGAAGGAGATCGGACGGATCGAAGCTGCACGACTGATCGGTGGCGAGTTCCGGGACACACGGGATTTGGCGCAGCGCACCGGTCTGCCGATCGACGCGTTGGAGGGATTGGCGGCCGCGGGTGCGCTCGGATCGCTCGGCGTGTCCCGGCGGGAAGGGTTGTGGGCGGCCGGGGCGCTCGCGGAGATCGATCCGGGGCGGCTGGCACTCGCCCCCGGCGTCGACGCGCCCGCGTTGGTGGGGATGAACGACGCCGAGCGACACCGGGCAGACCTGTGGGCGACGGGTGTGTCGCCGCGCCATCCCGTCGAGTTCGTGAGAGAACGGCTCGACGAGCAGGGATGCGTCCGTATCGCAGACGTGTTGGGGCGCCGCCGCAACGGATGGCGAGCTCGAGTCGGTGGGATCGTGACGCACCGACAGCGCCCCGGTACGGCAAACGGGGTGGTGTTCTTCAATATCGAGGACGAGACGGGGTTGCTCAATGTCGTCGTGCTTCCCGAGGTGTGGCAGACCAATAGGGAGACGGCCAGACGTCATGTGGGGTTGGTGGTCGATGGAGTGGTCGAGTATCGAGACGGAGTCACCAACCTGGTGGCGCGCGGGTTCACCTCGTGGCCGGTCGAAGGGGTCCGGTCCAGGGATTTCCGGTGA
- a CDS encoding sugar kinase has product MIIANGDLDLLTVGEALVDFISETPAEHLREVELFRRHQGGSPANVAVNVAKLGGKAAVVAKVGIGAFGAFIKSELRASGVDTDYLLMDHRVHTTVVFVARTSGTPDFEALRAGDAQLGPGDVPADAIRRSRIVHSSAFALSRQPERVAVQRAFALATRHGKLTSLDPNYSPIIWPQRTEALNVIKGLLTRTTFTKPSLDDCHRLFNDDVEPGLYVDRFHDMGADTVVLTMGPDGTLASDGHRRFHVPARPVRVRDATGAGDSFWGGFLVAMLDGHDLERSVRFACEIAARKLATIGPFPGTIDRREIYAAID; this is encoded by the coding sequence GTGATCATCGCGAACGGTGACCTGGATCTCCTCACCGTGGGAGAAGCCCTCGTCGATTTCATCTCGGAAACACCTGCCGAGCACCTGCGGGAGGTCGAGTTGTTCCGCCGGCACCAGGGCGGCTCCCCCGCCAACGTCGCCGTCAACGTCGCGAAACTGGGTGGCAAGGCCGCGGTCGTAGCCAAGGTGGGCATCGGAGCGTTCGGTGCATTCATCAAATCCGAACTGAGAGCGTCCGGGGTCGACACGGACTACCTCCTGATGGATCACCGTGTCCACACGACGGTGGTGTTCGTTGCGCGCACGTCCGGCACACCGGACTTCGAGGCGCTGCGTGCCGGTGACGCTCAGCTCGGTCCCGGCGACGTTCCCGCCGATGCAATCCGCCGATCCCGGATCGTGCATTCGTCCGCATTTGCCCTCTCACGCCAGCCTGAGCGCGTCGCCGTGCAACGCGCGTTCGCCTTGGCCACCCGACACGGAAAGCTGACCTCACTCGACCCCAACTACAGCCCGATCATCTGGCCACAGCGAACCGAGGCGCTGAACGTGATCAAGGGCCTCCTCACCCGCACGACCTTCACAAAGCCTTCCCTCGACGACTGCCACCGCCTCTTCAACGATGACGTCGAGCCAGGCCTCTACGTAGACCGGTTCCACGACATGGGTGCAGACACGGTGGTGCTGACGATGGGACCGGACGGCACGCTCGCCTCGGATGGGCACCGGAGATTCCATGTTCCCGCACGACCGGTGAGAGTGAGGGACGCGACCGGGGCGGGTGATTCGTTCTGGGGTGGTTTTCTCGTCGCGATGCTCGACGGCCATGATCTGGAGCGCAGCGTCCGATTCGCCTGCGAGATCGCTGCACGAAAACTCGCCACGATCGGGCCGTTCCCGGGCACGATCGATCGGCGGGAGATCTATGCGGCCATCGACTGA
- a CDS encoding lysoplasmalogenase, whose product MTWVFTAMTVLALPVLLSGERGNVTLRNLAKPVASAGFVGVALSAGALDTNVGTWIFLGLMLGASGDVLLLGASHTAFLVGLGAFLLGHIAYVVAFATLGVDSGVSLIAGSVALVVAALIFVWLRPHLPAAMIGPIIAYIAVISTMLVLAVGATASGATPMLLAGTVAFYLSDLSVARDRFVAPGFVNRVWGLPLYYAGQLLIAWSLLSVSK is encoded by the coding sequence ATGACCTGGGTATTCACCGCCATGACCGTCTTGGCCTTGCCGGTCCTGCTCTCCGGTGAGCGCGGCAACGTCACGCTTCGCAATCTCGCCAAACCGGTCGCCTCCGCCGGGTTCGTCGGGGTCGCCCTGAGCGCGGGTGCGCTCGACACGAACGTTGGAACATGGATCTTTCTCGGACTCATGCTCGGCGCATCGGGCGATGTGCTGCTGCTCGGCGCATCACACACGGCGTTCCTCGTCGGCCTCGGCGCGTTCCTCCTGGGGCATATCGCCTATGTCGTCGCCTTCGCGACGCTTGGTGTCGATTCCGGCGTGTCCCTCATCGCCGGCAGCGTCGCCCTCGTCGTCGCCGCGTTGATCTTCGTCTGGCTGCGCCCCCACCTACCGGCCGCGATGATCGGCCCGATCATCGCATACATTGCCGTGATCTCGACCATGCTCGTCCTGGCGGTTGGCGCGACGGCATCCGGGGCAACGCCGATGCTCCTCGCCGGCACCGTTGCGTTCTACCTCTCGGACCTCTCTGTTGCCCGTGACCGCTTCGTGGCCCCCGGTTTCGTCAATCGAGTGTGGGGTCTACCGCTCTACTACGCCGGTCAATTGCTCATCGCCTGGTCGTTGTTGTCCGTCTCGAAGTAG
- a CDS encoding alpha/beta hydrolase has protein sequence MRHLVFAHRVPPKVLAYGERPDQVGDLRLPEGPGPHPIAVLVHGGFWRRQWTRDLMDGLAADLTKRGFATWNIEYRRVGEGGGWPATVLDVARGIDHVALLDAAIDRTRVVVIGHSAGGHLALASSARTDAVTPALLVSLAGITDLAAALRDGLGSGAVATFMGDATSQTAVAQASPAAMLPLGIRQLVVHGTDDDDVPVDYGRRYVDSARAAGEDVRYLELASVGHASLIDEQSPHWSDIAGLLVEMLS, from the coding sequence CTGCGTCACCTCGTCTTCGCCCACCGGGTTCCGCCGAAGGTCCTTGCCTATGGGGAGCGTCCCGATCAGGTCGGAGACCTCCGGCTCCCCGAAGGGCCCGGACCTCATCCGATCGCCGTTCTGGTACACGGCGGTTTCTGGAGACGGCAGTGGACCAGAGATCTCATGGACGGTTTGGCGGCCGACCTCACGAAGAGGGGATTCGCCACCTGGAACATCGAGTATCGGAGAGTCGGTGAGGGGGGAGGATGGCCGGCGACCGTGCTCGACGTCGCACGAGGGATCGATCACGTCGCGCTTCTCGATGCCGCCATCGACCGAACTCGGGTCGTCGTCATCGGTCACTCGGCAGGCGGTCATCTCGCGCTCGCCTCCTCCGCTCGGACCGATGCGGTCACGCCGGCACTTCTCGTCTCGCTGGCCGGCATCACCGACCTCGCTGCGGCTCTCCGAGACGGGCTCGGGTCCGGCGCGGTCGCCACCTTCATGGGTGATGCCACCTCCCAGACGGCCGTGGCCCAGGCATCACCTGCCGCCATGCTTCCCCTCGGAATTCGACAGCTGGTCGTCCACGGGACCGACGACGACGATGTCCCGGTCGACTACGGGCGCCGCTACGTCGATTCGGCTCGGGCGGCCGGAGAGGATGTCCGGTACCTCGAGCTCGCGTCCGTCGGACACGCGAGCCTCATCGATGAACAGAGCCCACATTGGTCCGACATCGCCGGCCTACTCGTCGAGATGCTGTCATGA
- a CDS encoding lipoate--protein ligase family protein, which produces MLFLDAGFPDPPELDTAISHALLLQVARGDTEAILRLYEPGSIVAFGRRDAVQPGYRRAVDAALACGFGAVERLAGGRAAVFHSGTIAFSWTVPVDDPRVGINERFEEIGTIMVDAFRSLGTDARVGEVPGEYCPGAHSVNIGGVRKVMGVGQRIVSGAAHIGGVVVVSGGDRVADVLIPVYEALGIEWDPATSGDLRSAAPGVTTAHARRAILDAFRSGGYTLEPAGLDEATLALASELGPIHRPTHLA; this is translated from the coding sequence ATGTTGTTCCTGGATGCCGGTTTCCCCGACCCTCCCGAACTGGATACCGCCATCTCCCACGCCCTCCTCCTCCAGGTCGCTCGTGGAGACACAGAAGCGATCCTGCGTCTGTACGAGCCGGGCTCCATCGTGGCCTTCGGTCGAAGAGACGCCGTCCAGCCCGGGTATCGGCGCGCCGTCGATGCCGCCCTCGCTTGCGGATTCGGTGCAGTGGAGCGACTCGCGGGAGGGCGTGCCGCAGTGTTCCATTCCGGCACGATCGCCTTCTCGTGGACGGTCCCCGTCGACGACCCTCGCGTCGGCATCAATGAGCGTTTCGAGGAGATCGGCACCATCATGGTCGACGCCTTCCGCTCTCTCGGCACAGATGCTCGTGTCGGAGAAGTGCCGGGCGAGTACTGCCCGGGAGCCCACAGCGTCAACATCGGTGGAGTACGAAAAGTGATGGGTGTCGGCCAGCGAATCGTGTCGGGAGCGGCCCACATCGGCGGGGTCGTCGTCGTCTCCGGTGGTGACCGGGTCGCGGATGTGCTGATTCCCGTGTACGAAGCCCTGGGTATCGAATGGGATCCGGCGACGAGTGGAGACCTGCGTTCCGCCGCGCCGGGCGTCACGACGGCGCACGCCCGACGGGCAATCCTCGACGCGTTCCGGTCCGGCGGCTACACACTCGAGCCTGCCGGGTTGGACGAAGCGACTCTCGCTCTCGCCTCGGAACTCGGGCCGATCCACCGCCCGACTCATCTCGCGTAG
- a CDS encoding aminotransferase class I/II-fold pyridoxal phosphate-dependent enzyme, with amino-acid sequence MFRVRVEDRVLTGDTITINGRRLLNFGMASYLGLNLDPRLKAGAIDAILRYGPVYSSSTAFTSLPLYTALEERLERMFEGHVVIAPTTTLAHLAALPLIVTVGSAVLIDAQAHESLRLAAQILRASGSSVSAVPHNDMEALADAVKRSSSPSVWYLADGVYSMFGDLAPLHEISALMDRFPNLHVYLDDAHGFGWAGTHGRGYVLANVPIRERMVVAGSLSKSIGAGGGALVFADESTARRVRTLGGTMTFSGPLHPAELGAALASVDIHLSGEHAVLQSRLLAQIELTRGLLVERGLPVVGVADSPVWFIRIGTSGDTIEVAKRLQSDGFYVNPSGYPAVPVGYAGVRLTNTLYLPDDAYVALADALARRVREVLGDVEIEIDLTEEISPRVDPL; translated from the coding sequence GTGTTCCGCGTCCGTGTGGAGGATCGTGTCCTTACGGGAGACACGATCACCATCAATGGTCGCAGACTCCTCAACTTCGGCATGGCTTCGTACCTCGGCCTCAATCTGGACCCGCGGCTCAAGGCAGGTGCGATCGACGCCATCTTGCGCTACGGTCCCGTCTATTCGTCGTCGACTGCTTTCACTTCGCTTCCTCTGTACACCGCGCTCGAAGAACGCCTGGAGCGCATGTTCGAGGGACACGTGGTCATCGCGCCGACCACGACGCTTGCCCATCTCGCTGCCCTTCCCCTGATCGTCACCGTCGGATCCGCCGTTCTGATCGATGCGCAGGCACACGAGTCCCTTCGCCTGGCCGCTCAGATCCTGCGCGCATCCGGATCGTCCGTCTCTGCAGTACCGCACAACGACATGGAGGCGCTTGCAGATGCCGTGAAGCGATCGTCGAGTCCTTCGGTGTGGTATCTGGCCGATGGTGTCTACTCGATGTTTGGAGATCTTGCACCGCTCCACGAGATCTCTGCGCTCATGGATCGGTTTCCGAACCTGCACGTGTACCTCGACGATGCGCACGGTTTCGGGTGGGCGGGTACACACGGTCGGGGGTACGTGCTGGCCAACGTACCGATCCGTGAGCGCATGGTGGTCGCCGGGTCGCTCTCGAAGTCGATCGGCGCGGGTGGTGGAGCGCTCGTCTTCGCGGATGAGAGCACCGCCAGACGTGTGCGAACACTCGGCGGGACGATGACATTCTCCGGTCCGCTCCATCCTGCCGAGCTCGGCGCCGCGCTCGCCTCGGTGGACATTCACCTCTCCGGCGAGCATGCCGTGTTGCAGTCCCGGCTCCTGGCACAGATCGAGTTGACCCGTGGCCTCCTCGTCGAACGGGGACTTCCCGTCGTCGGAGTGGCCGACTCGCCCGTGTGGTTCATCCGCATCGGTACCTCCGGTGACACGATCGAGGTGGCGAAACGCCTGCAATCGGATGGTTTCTACGTGAATCCTTCCGGATACCCTGCAGTGCCGGTCGGCTACGCGGGAGTGCGACTCACCAACACCTTGTATCTCCCGGACGACGCCTATGTCGCGCTCGCCGATGCGCTCGCGAGGCGTGTCCGGGAGGTCTTGGGCGACGTGGAGATCGAGATCGATCTGACAGAGGAGATATCACCGCGCGTTGATCCGCTTTAG